In Marinihelvus fidelis, one genomic interval encodes:
- the folD gene encoding bifunctional methylenetetrahydrofolate dehydrogenase/methenyltetrahydrofolate cyclohydrolase FolD, which produces MTAEIIDGKAIAATIREEIRQEVAAMQAAHGRVPGLATVLVGARKDSETYVRMKKKACAEVGIASFGHELPADISQDELLAVVEGLNADPAVHGILVQLPLPDHIDDEAVLAAISLEKDVDGFHPLNIGRLSMKRRDPLFVPCTPKGCIELLDRSGIEISGRNAVVLGRSNIVGLPVAMLLLHRNATLTVCHSRTADLPAMVRQADILIAAVGRAEMVKGDWIKPGAAVIDVGVNAIDDANDPRGYRLVGDVAFDEAREVAGAITPVPGGVGPMTIAMLLRNTTDAAVRAFGG; this is translated from the coding sequence ATGACCGCGGAGATCATCGACGGCAAGGCCATCGCGGCCACCATTCGCGAAGAAATCAGGCAGGAAGTGGCCGCCATGCAGGCCGCCCACGGCCGCGTGCCCGGGCTGGCCACGGTGCTGGTCGGCGCGCGCAAAGACTCGGAAACCTACGTGCGCATGAAGAAGAAGGCCTGCGCCGAGGTGGGCATCGCGTCATTCGGCCATGAACTGCCCGCCGACATCAGCCAGGACGAGCTTCTGGCGGTTGTCGAAGGCCTGAACGCCGACCCGGCGGTTCACGGCATCCTGGTGCAGCTGCCGCTGCCGGACCATATCGATGACGAGGCCGTGCTGGCCGCGATCAGCCTGGAGAAGGACGTCGACGGCTTCCACCCGCTGAACATCGGTCGCCTGTCCATGAAGCGCCGCGACCCGCTGTTTGTGCCGTGTACGCCCAAGGGCTGCATCGAGCTGCTGGACCGCAGCGGCATCGAGATTTCCGGCCGCAACGCCGTGGTGCTGGGGCGCAGCAATATCGTCGGCCTGCCGGTCGCCATGCTGTTGCTGCATCGCAATGCCACGCTCACCGTCTGCCATTCACGCACCGCCGACCTGCCGGCCATGGTCCGCCAGGCGGATATCCTGATCGCCGCCGTTGGGCGTGCGGAAATGGTCAAGGGTGACTGGATCAAGCCGGGCGCCGCGGTTATCGATGTTGGCGTCAACGCCATCGATGACGCCAATGACCCGCGGGGTTACCGCCTGGTGGGTGACGTGGCCTTCGACGAGGCCCGTGAAGTGGCCGGCGCCATCACCCCCGTGCCCGGGGGTGTGGGCCCGATGACCATCGCCATGCTGCTGCGCAACACGACGGACGCCGCGGTTCGCGCCTTCGGCGGGTAG